One Aegilops tauschii subsp. strangulata cultivar AL8/78 chromosome 2, Aet v6.0, whole genome shotgun sequence genomic window, agggatttgaggacctccggcttgaccaccctaccggtgaaggggagactcagctgggttctgctctgaagactccatgcctatggcggaaggacctcatcaaccttccgaactggacgcctccggcgagtaagggcactccacctcctcctccgcctcctcctccacctcctcctccggcgagtgatcagggcactcagcctccttctccggcgcgtggcggcactccgcctcctcctccggcgagtgatcagggcactcagcctccttctccggcgcgtggcggcactccgcctccttctccgcctgcgccggcatgccagagcagccagcctcctccttctccgcctcgtcagcaagggcggaagagacccgccgccgctccggctgctccagcgcgtcgtagtccttctcctccacctcgtaagcaaggaaagaagatagccgcagctgctccgtctgctctgccggcatctagcagtacagccagaggcgggaggcaatacagattcggtccttctctgaagactccagagaagttaccatacgagaggaccgaggaggaaaccacgaagatcgtgcgagccgaagtgacaaacttctttgaaggggtgaaagcaaataaacatccacctccggagcagaaggtagatccggtgaaagcgaagcgcactctcgctgccctgacaaaaccaccaaagtctccgccgaaaggcaactatgagcgcattattgcaaagacatttgccgaagcggagcagtcgggaagtactgtcagtgatcaaaggttaaaagaacgacgagctgggaaaaaattgcccagctcggcgaacaagcgaaccaatcgtgccccccgctcaaggtgtctattgacatcgtcgctaatgatccgaggatggtgcccggttatagcaatcttggagattacctgcccgacgatgtacattatgatatcttggaggtggacgaacacaaataccattacgggaagcctctcgtcaaagatgaaagatctctaacaacgatgatgcgaagattacatgattggtacatgaaaacctgcagagagtctggggggaggaatactttgacgctgagagttaaaccggagcatgacctcgttggaattgaactgttgaatgttccatttgaggagttcttccagtttttcaatcaaaaggccctcgataaatcaacgatcacttgctactgtctgtaagtagtactacttctgtcattaagtctctctatataggtcagctctttcattgcatgtatttataattatcctcactatattatgcagattgaagatcgccgaattgaagaaaatacaaatcggtgatattgggttcattaacacaaatctcatagatgcaactcaggttaaatatcatgccgaaaataccgaggccaacttgctacgatcgttggtaataaatgaaaacaaagatataatactctttccttacaacttcaagtgagtgttactgtcttgtgcatattcggtttcccttattagtccaggttatagtaatgtaattgatgacttatgcatgcgtgcgcagcttccactatattctcctagagattaagcttgagcagggagtagtaaccgtcttagactcgagacgaaaagatccccaggactatgcggacatgactcaaatgctcgagaggTAAGTTAAATCGAttattatccaccatatcagcaactttgttcatttcctaatatcaagtaattgttttctttgtctggcagggtttggagaaaattcaccaaaaaagctccgggactgccgaagaagctgcaatttagacacccgaaagtaagtactatagtagcatgttccgcgcatctcctagtgattcaagcgctagtttcatcaataccatttagcatgcgtgcttatcagtttgattgacctctatttcttgtaaagtggttgtgacGGGAACCCGAGAAttattactgtggatactacgtttgcgagttcatccgctacacgacctgtgagcggggctactctgacgaacaatatgaagtgcgtaagcaataatatttacaattttattttattaccatcacttgtgttgagtttcatttattcatatatatatatgtattgacacccttcttcaaattagatctttcggatgcgggatgaactcctagcaccagatcgtatgcgagcaattcaagaggaattggcggcattcttccttgaccacgtgatcgctgaaaacggagaatactatgtggaccctgtgttcttacaatttaattaggagattatattgtaagagataattattgtatatatgtagccggtagtgtcggatagatatacgagaacttgttgttcgaccaatctctcggagaaggagaggtggtcgatatcacttctctctgtatgcatatgttcatgacgatcttctgtttccttcatttgattactagctagcgtatctcgtcctctccatacgtatatagtacgtagcgtcgaccaagcacggagataagagaggacacttctctctattaattagctagctaacacaatatatgaaacaccaaaattaaccccccaaaacccccaacccccccccccctttcaaaaaaaaacaaaaaccccagcccctgaaatgctgacgcgtggatgcctattggtcccggttagtgccaccaaccaggaccaaaggccctcctgcctgggctcgccgcaccggccacgtgggggcccatttgtcccagttcgtgtaagaaccgggactaaagggttagggcattagtaatgaccctttagtcccggttcaaaaaccgggacaaaaggcccttaccaaccgggacaataggccctttttctactagtgttctCTCCTTCCTTTACCTTCTCCTCACCATCGACGacctcctcccctccccctcgCCCCAAATCGAGCAGCAGGCCTGGATCCAACGCAGGCTCAGATCCGGCCCCTGCCCCTCAGTCCTCACCACGCCTCTCTCGCCTTCTTCCCTCTTGGCTCGTCGTTCCGGTGGTGGCGGCTCGTTGATGAGCACGGCGGCGAGGTGGAGGAAAACGAGTAGCGGCATGGATCTGGTCACGGTGGAGTCGGAGCACAAAACCCGACGGCCCGCTCTCAACTGCGACTTTACATGGTTCCTAGCCGCCGTCTCCTGGAGCTGCTCCGCACATCTCTGCCCGCCCAACAGCCCCTCCATGCCGGCTGTCCGGAGCTGCACCGCACACTGCAGCAAGGTACTCCTTATTTCTTCCTCCATCTTCCATCCCCCTTCCCCCTATCCCTTCTAGAACGAACTGCTATGGTCGTCACAGATTAGTACTTTCACGTGTTCTGATTTTTTTGGGGATTCCCTATGGATACACTCTTGCGTGATTAGTAAAGGTTTGTACAGATGATGCTGATTCATGAAGTACGTTACAACAAATTGCAATCATGTGTATTCTGATTTTTGGCCACGCCGTGTCACGTCGAGGCACATCTGCAGAAATTGAAGGACATGGGTGGCATGTGCTCCATTAAGCAGAGCACTTTTAAGTTACTTTCTACAGGATGATCATTCCCAATATTTAGTCTTCGCTGCTCTGTTCCAATGAAGAACGAATCGGTTTGCTTGGCATCAGTGAAAAAAAATCATTGCTTAGCTCAAGTTTAAATATGTTCCTTAATAGCTGGAGTGCCCTTCGTCAGCGAGGAGGCCCAGGGTGACACCGCTGCCGGCGCCGGTGCTCCCCAATGTAGCCACTCCGATGACAGCCAGGTGATCCATTCCCCTGCCCAGAGGTGTTCTCTTTTGTGCTAGGTTTTCGTTTTCCCATTGATTTTCATTCCAATTTTATCGCAGGATTGTTGCTGTGTGTCTCCAGTTCCTTGAAGTCATGTACATGCACATGCCCGCGTCTGATTTGTTCTCGTGGTCGCGTTCCTGCCGTAGCTACGTCCACGACTGTGCAGGTTTAGCCGTCCTTTCTTTAATCCCCTTTTTTGTTTACCCTCATTTCTCTTGTATTGTTCCTGAGAGAGCCTAGGCCTGATGTCCTCTTTCCAGGTGAGGCGTTTGTTGCCTTGCTTAATTTTGTTTATTAGATATTACCTGCCTATGCTTCATCCTATTTTTGCAATGAGATCTATTGTTTACATATGTGCTAATTTCTGTGACTAAGGAGACTGTCAGTTCTGCCAATGACGCTAAATACTTACAGTTAGGAAATAACAGTCCCCGTATCGGAAGGCATGTTTATTTTGTCTTGAATTGAAAGAATTACTAAATAAGAAGGCTAGCTTAGGTTCTAATAATTGTTCAAACATACTATATACTCCTAACAGAAATGTAAAACAAAGACATGGACAAATTATTTCTGCTATGTGATGAGAAGAACTATTTTAATAGATATGGAAATGCTTTTTTAAATTATATGTCTACTCTGCCATGCTTGCCAATATCCACTTCTGCTGCAAGTGCTTCTATAATTGCAACTTCTGGAAGTGTGTGGTTTGAAGATATGAGATGTGATTCAGTTACATAAATGTTTGAACGGGAACTTATGAATTAGAAGGGAATAACTGCCTTGCCTTACAAAAGTTCGTGTAAGGGAAAGGATTGCCTCAGCTAACACTATATTTATAGGAAAGATACATGCAAATTCAAGAGCGTAATAAGATAATTATTTTTTCCTTCCAGAACAAAGGCCTGTTTGTGCCAGGGACTAACATATTTCATAGTAGACATGATTTATACCTTTTAGGACCAGTACAATTTTCATACAATCATGAATCATGGTTTTATCTTTTGAAGTCGATACATTTTAATTTATTGTTTTATTCCCCTAAATGTTTACCTAAGCACATAGCTGCTATTCACTGTATCTTTTGTCAGATGGCTTCTATCACCCTTGCTAATCTATGTTGCGGAAGACAAAATCAAATGCTATGTGTCCGGGTGTCTCGGCTAAGGCATTTTCGCAGCGATTTAGAGAGCGGTCCTATCAAGCTCATACACATGTTCATCATCGACGTGCAGGTACTGTTTAGCACAAAACACAGCAGCAGACCAATTGTGCATATGTTATTCCTTTCATGATGCGTCCTTTTATCCTAGGGTAGCTAGAGTTATGCAGTTGTACCAACATCATTTGCTGGTGCTTATCTACACATCTTACAAGAGGGGATTATCTATAAGCTTGGCTACTTGATGGTCTTGCCACTGCTAAACATACTGAATCCTGCTGCAGCTCCACGTATGAGTTTATC contains:
- the LOC120974893 gene encoding uncharacterized protein isoform X1, whose translation is MSTAARWRKTSSGMDLVTVESEHKTRRPALNCDFTWFLAAVSWSCSAHLCPPNSPSMPAVRSCTAHCSKLECPSSARRPRVTPLPAPVLPNVATPMTARIVAVCLQFLEVMYMHMPASDLFSWSRSCRSYVHDCADGFYHPC
- the LOC120974893 gene encoding uncharacterized protein isoform X2, which codes for MVPSRRLLELLRTSLPAQQPLHAGCPELHRTLQQAGVPFVSEEAQGDTAAGAGAPQCSHSDDSQFLEVMYMHMPASDLFSWSRSCRSYVHDCADGFYHPC